The proteins below come from a single Ptychodera flava strain L36383 chromosome 6, AS_Pfla_20210202, whole genome shotgun sequence genomic window:
- the LOC139135800 gene encoding protein DGCR6-like yields the protein MDLDPSLVASVNEEIARKERLQKRHYFMLSELQNMARDLPGHFQQRIPYDMLSLLASSLLDETVFAILKNLEEIQQMTEKTLHEKRMRVINAHTTAKQELAKKHKDAIEACRNRPHHLPVVKATFDREKRALEQQIEEETKLMHQRLILELDQKVSEQQVTLERAGVAGFYVTNNPQEVRLQMYLLDMMMKISKADLPPL from the coding sequence ATGGATCTTGATCCAAGCCTTGTCGCTTCAGTGAACGAAGAGATAGCGCGGAAAGAGAGACTGCAGAAAAGACATTATTTCATGTTGAGCGAACTTCAGAACATGGCGAGAGATTTGCCCGGCCATTTCCAACAAAGGATCCCTTACGACATGCTCTCCCTCCTTGCTTCATCACTTCTCGATGAAACCGTGTtcgccatcttgaaaaatctTGAAGAAATCCAACAGATGACTGAGAAGACTCTTCACGAGAAGCGAATGAGGGTTATTAATGCTCACACAACGGCCAAACAGGAACTTGCAAAGAAACACAAAGATGCCATTGAAGCTTGCCGCAATCGGCCTCATCACTTGCCAGTTGTCAAGGCAACATTTGACAGAGAAAAACGCGCCCTAGAACAGCAAATCGAAGAGGAAACGAAATTGATGCACCAGAGACTGATTTTGGAGTTGGATCAGAAAGTGAGCGAACAGCAGGTTACGCTAGAAAGGGCTGGAGTTGCCGGGTTTTATGTAACCAATAACCCACAGGAAGTGAGACTGCAGATGTACTTATTGgatatgatgatgaaaataagcAAAGCGGATTTACCGCCCTTGTAA
- the LOC139135802 gene encoding RNA-splicing ligase RtcB homolog has product MTTIRTYQEELKFIEKVDKNSWRIKKGFVPNMQVDGLFYVNDFLEKLMFDELRNACRNPGMGGFLPGMKQIANVAALPGIVHRSVGLPDVHSGYGFAIGNMAAFDMSNPDAVVSPGGVGFDINCGVRLLRTNLSEKDVQPVKEQLAQSMFDHIPVGVGSKGVIPMNARDLEEALEMGMDWSLREGYAWAEDKEHCEEYGRMLQADPRKVSPRAKKRGLPQLGTLGAGNHYAEVQVVDEIFDMYAAKKMGIDYKGQVCVMVHSGSRGLGHQVATDALVQMEKAMKRDKIEVNDRQLACAKITSDEGQDYLKGMAAAGNYAFVNRTSMTFLTRQACAKVFNTTPDDLDMHVIYDVSHNIAKIEEHIVDGKQKTLLVHRKGSTRAFPPHHPLIPVDYQLTGQPVLIGGSMGTCSYVLTGTEKGMQETFGTTCHGAGRAWSRAKSRRNLDYHDVLNKLAELGISIRVASPKLVMEEAPQSYKNVTDVVDACHAAGISKKAIKLRPIAVIKG; this is encoded by the exons ATGACGACAATACGCACATACCAAGAAGAACTCAAGTTCATTGAAAAAGTAGACAAAAATAGCTGGAGAATCAAGAAAGGGTTTGTACCCAATATGCAG GTGGACGGTCTTTTCTATGTCAATGACTTCCTGGAAAAACTGATGTTTGATGAATTGAGAAACGCGTGCAGAAACCCTG GTATGGGTGGATTTCTACCAGGGATGAAGCAAATTGCCAACGTAGCTGCCTTACCAGGAATTGTGCACAGATCTGTTGGACTTCCTGATGTACACTCTGGATATGGCTTTGCTATTG GCAACATGGCGGCATTTGACATGAGTAATCCCGATGCGGTAGTGTCACCGGGTGGTGTTGGATTTGACATCAACTGTGGTGTCAGACTACTCCGCACTAATCTCAGTGAAAAAGACGTACAGCCAGTCAAGGAACAACTGGCTCAGTCAATGTTTGATCACATCCCAGTCGGTGTTGGGTCCAAAGGTGTCATCCCAATGAATGCAAG GGATCTTGAAGAAGCTCTTGAAATGGGAATGGACTGGTCTCTCAGGGAAG GATATGCATGGGCGGAAGACAAGGAACACTGTGAGGAGTATGGACGTATGTTACAAGCAGATCCCAGGAAGGTCAGTCCCAGAGCCAAGAAAAGAGGTCTGCCTCAG CTTGGAACACTTGGTGCTGGAAACCATTATGCTGAAGTTCAGGTCGTGGAtgaaatatttgacatgtatgCTGCCAAGAAGATGGGTATAGATTACAAAGGACAAGTGTGTGTGATGGTCCACAGTGGAAGTAGAGGTCTGGGACATCAAGTTGCAACTG ATGCTCTAGTTCAGATGGAGAAAGCCATGAAAAGAGATAAAATTGAAGTGAATGATCGTCAGTTGGCCTGTGCTAAAATCACATCAGATGAAGGTCAGGACTATTTGAAGGGCATGGCAGCAGCTGGAAATTATGCATTTGTCAACAGAACCAGTATGACATTCCTGACAAGACAG GCGTGTGCTAAAGTGTTCAACACGACTCCAGATGATTTAGATATGCATGTTATTTACGATGTCTCACATAATATTGCAAAGATTGAAGAGCAT ATCGTTGATGGCAAACAGAAGACTTTATTGGTCCACCGTAAAGGTTCAACAAGAGCGTTTCCACCACACCATCCATTGATACCAGTTGACTATCAG CTGACAGGACAACCTGTCTTGATCGGAGGTTCCATGGGAACTTGCAGCTATGTCTTGACTGGTACAGAGAAGGGAATGCAGGAGACGTTTGGTACAACATGTCATGGAGCTGGACGTGCTTGGTCTCGGGCAAAATCCAGACGCAACTTAGACTATCACGATGTCTTGAATAAATTGGCTGAGCTTGGAATTTCTATCCGAGTGGCATCTCCAAAACTTGTCATGGAAGAG GCACCACAATCATACAAGAATGTGACAGATGTGGTTGATGCATGCCATGCTGCTGGCATTAGCAAGAAGGCAATCAAACTCCGACCCATTGCAGTCATCAAGGGATAA
- the LOC139135803 gene encoding N-acetyltaurine hydrolase-like, which yields MGNKDRLRGKIQTVLGLIEPESLGVTLMHEHLIVDYAQNFGVPTQESSKSTIGGLTLQEQQHLWHQPLSMQNIGHIRRYFTQNKDNMILNDIHTMCEEAARFKARGGGSIVELTIDGISRNPTALKKISEITGLNVIMGTGFYLDRVHPPDMNHRTVEVIADKFISEIYEGVEGGICAGIIGELGCTTKLTDNEYKVLKAAAVAQKETGVPISIHPGYSVESPFVVLNALKSEGADLSRVVMGHVDRGLLSVQNMIELAKMGCVLEFDQYGWGCSMYHALLHGIDYPSDFTRCQMIRELKNYGFLKQVIISHDIALKTRLAKYGGEGFEYIHKNMVPYMLKRGFTEDDINTLLVDNPKRILTVQ from the exons ATGGGCAATAAAGACCGACTCCGAGGCAAAATCCAGACAGTTCTTGGTTTAATCGAACCAGAGAG TCTCGGAGTGACTTTGATGCACGAGCATCTGATAGTCGACTATGCACAGAACTTTGGAGTTCCCACTCAAGAATCATCTAAAAGTACTATTGGTGGACTGACCTTACAAGAACAACAGCATCTATGGCATCAACCTCTCTCTATGCAAAATATAGGTCACATCAGACGTTATTTCACACAG aaCAAAGATAACATGATCTTGAATGATATTCACACAATGTGTGAAGAGGCAGCCAGATTCAAAGCACGTGGAGGTGGAAGTATTG TTGAATTGACTATTGATGGGATTAGTCGTAATCCTACAGCTTTGAAGAAGATCAGTGAAATTACCGGTCTGAATGTGATCATGGGGACGGGTTTCTATCTAGACAGAGTCCATCCTCCAGATATGAATCACAGAACAGTTGAAGTCATTGCTGATaaattcatctctgaaatttatgAGGGCGTAGAAG GAGGTATCTGTGCTGGAATTATAGGTGAGCTTGGTTGTACAACAAAGCTGACAGACAATGAGTACAAAGTTCTAAAAGCTGCTGCAGTGGCCCAGAAAGAGACAGGAGTTCCAATAAGTATACATCCAG GTTACTCAGTAGAGTCTCCATTTGTCGTGCTGAATGCTTTAAAATCAGAAGGCGCTGACTTATCCCGAGTGGTGATGGGTCATGTAGACAGGGGTCTTCTATCTGTTCAAAACATGATTGAACTTGCCAAGATGGGATGTGTTTTAGAGTTTGATCAATATGGATGGGGATGCTCCATGTATCATGCCCTCTTACATGGTATAGATTATCCAAGTGACTTCACTAGATGTCAGATGATCCGTGAACTTAAAAATTATGGATTTCTGAAGCAG GTCATAATATCACATGACATCGCATTGAAGACAAGACTTGCCAAGTATGGAGGTGAAGGGTTTGAGTACATCCATAAGAATATGGTGCCATACATGTTGAAGAGAGGTTTTACTGAAGATGATATCAATACTCTCTTGGTGGACAATCCCAAAAGAATTCTAACTGTACAGTGA